Proteins found in one Maridesulfovibrio sp. genomic segment:
- a CDS encoding deoxyguanosinetriphosphate triphosphohydrolase yields the protein MQWNKLLSKQRIGKEQSNYIDKDRSEFQRDFDRIIFSSAFRRLQDKTQVFPLSRSDYVRTRLTHSLETSSVGRSLGNMVGSRLVEKYSDLDLIPSEPGTVVATACLAHDIGNPPFGHSGEDVIRDWFQTSETGSKLCSMIDEGQRSDFIWFEGNAQGLRNILALQRPYSKGGMQLTCATLAAFTKYPYVSGHIKDKKKFGIFASEAEIYAEVAGYLGLTELEDNKWARHPFAYLVEAADDICYHVIDIEDGHRLDLISFDELRTIFLDILENKPAIKDRVDRIPGKKEQVEYLRACTINGLVESCSEVFFAYEQEILDGKFNSSLTEEICKAAEFSKLKKVAIEKVYNSTEVIETEAAAYEVLWKILDFLGQIVIELHSNGMLGAKCMKSVKLLPELYAPSAEATVYENTQKIVDYVSGMTDTFAVRTFNKISGISLLRR from the coding sequence ATGCAGTGGAATAAATTACTCAGCAAACAGAGAATCGGAAAAGAACAATCCAACTACATAGATAAGGACCGCAGCGAATTTCAGCGCGATTTTGACCGCATTATCTTCTCTTCAGCCTTCCGGAGATTGCAGGATAAAACTCAGGTCTTCCCGCTTTCCCGCAGTGATTATGTACGTACCCGCCTGACTCACAGCCTTGAGACTTCGTCCGTAGGTCGTTCTCTCGGGAATATGGTCGGCAGCAGGCTGGTTGAAAAGTACAGCGATCTTGATTTAATTCCCTCTGAACCGGGAACAGTGGTGGCCACGGCTTGCCTGGCTCACGATATAGGCAATCCACCTTTCGGGCATTCCGGCGAAGATGTAATACGGGACTGGTTCCAGACTTCCGAGACCGGTTCAAAGCTTTGTTCTATGATTGATGAAGGGCAGCGCTCTGATTTTATCTGGTTTGAAGGCAATGCGCAGGGATTGCGTAATATTCTGGCGTTGCAGCGTCCCTACAGCAAAGGCGGTATGCAGCTTACCTGCGCAACTTTGGCCGCTTTTACCAAATATCCATATGTCTCCGGGCACATTAAGGACAAGAAGAAGTTCGGAATTTTTGCCAGTGAGGCTGAAATCTATGCCGAAGTTGCCGGGTATCTGGGGCTGACCGAACTGGAAGATAATAAATGGGCACGGCATCCTTTCGCGTATCTTGTCGAGGCTGCCGACGACATATGTTATCACGTAATTGATATTGAAGACGGTCACCGCCTCGATTTGATTTCTTTTGATGAGCTGCGCACTATCTTTTTGGATATTCTGGAGAATAAACCGGCTATCAAAGACCGTGTGGACCGTATTCCCGGTAAAAAAGAACAGGTGGAATATCTGCGAGCCTGCACCATCAATGGGCTGGTGGAGAGTTGTAGCGAGGTCTTTTTTGCCTACGAGCAGGAAATTCTGGATGGGAAATTCAATTCCAGCCTGACCGAGGAAATATGTAAAGCGGCAGAATTCAGCAAGCTTAAAAAAGTAGCAATCGAAAAAGTATATAACTCTACCGAAGTGATAGAGACCGAAGCCGCCGCGTATGAAGTCCTCTGGAAGATTCTCGATTTTCTGGGGCAGATTGTCATAGAGCTTCACAGTAACGGGATGCTGGGCGCCAAGTGCATGAAGTCCGTAAAACTGTTGCCGGAGCTGTATGCCCCCTCTGCCGAGGCCACCGTGTACGAGAATACGCAGAAGATTGTGGATTATGTCTCAGGTATGACCGATACTTTCGCAGTTCGGACATTCAATAAGATTTCGGGCATCTCGCTTTTGCGGCGCTAG
- a CDS encoding S9 family peptidase, with protein MKTLRILILALFSTTVLLGMTACSTHAPAPVIQKTKPAAKTGQIPLRDFFKNPVAAGFTISPDGNKIAWLAPWKDRLNVFVEDLASGKTTRVTGTTKRDIYGYLWIGNERIVFGQDSGGDENVHTFAAAIDGSGEVDLTPFENTRTNLLDDLEDDEDNILITMNRDDPRVFDVYKLNVANGELKLEARNPGDVTGWITDHNGTVRVAIANRNGQNVILYREDSQALFRPILTMDFRTSFEPLVFDFDNEKFYVSTNLGRDKMAVYLFNPKSKELEQLVFEHPDVDVDQLLYSKKRKLITGAGFYTDKHHYVFFDEHREEIQNDLEKMLPGYEVVLTSTNRAETKGIVRTYSDRSLGAGYIYDMESKTLKKIADVSPWLDEEQMAEMKPVSFTSRDGLTLHGYLSLPKGEKAENLPVLINPHGGPWARDHWGFNPEVQFLTNRGIAVMQVNFRGSTGYGREFWEKGFKQWGLNMQNDITDAVNWLIRKGIADPDRVAIYGASYGGYATLAGLTFTPDLYACGIDYVGPSNLFTLLESLPPYWENEKQEFYIKVGDPVRDYKLLRKVSPVFHADKIKSPLFVAQGANDPRVKKAESDQIVKALRDRGVAVEYMVKKNEGHGFQNQENRFDFYEAMERFLDKHLLQ; from the coding sequence ATGAAAACACTACGCATCCTTATTCTTGCCTTATTTTCCACTACCGTTCTGCTGGGAATGACGGCCTGCTCTACTCATGCTCCCGCACCTGTTATCCAAAAAACGAAACCGGCCGCCAAAACGGGCCAGATTCCGCTGCGTGACTTCTTTAAAAACCCTGTAGCCGCTGGATTTACCATATCACCGGACGGTAATAAAATAGCATGGCTGGCCCCATGGAAAGACAGGCTCAATGTATTTGTCGAAGATCTTGCCAGCGGAAAAACCACCAGAGTTACCGGCACAACCAAGCGCGATATCTACGGATATTTATGGATTGGAAATGAACGAATCGTTTTCGGTCAGGATTCAGGAGGAGATGAAAACGTCCACACCTTCGCTGCCGCCATTGATGGAAGCGGAGAAGTAGACCTAACTCCCTTTGAAAATACCCGAACCAATCTACTGGATGATCTTGAGGATGATGAAGACAACATCCTGATTACTATGAACAGGGACGATCCCAGAGTTTTCGATGTCTATAAACTGAACGTCGCAAACGGTGAGCTTAAATTAGAAGCACGTAATCCCGGCGATGTAACCGGCTGGATCACCGACCATAACGGGACCGTGCGTGTTGCTATCGCCAACCGCAACGGGCAGAACGTAATTCTGTACCGGGAGGATTCGCAAGCCCTGTTTCGCCCCATACTGACCATGGACTTCAGAACCTCATTCGAGCCGCTGGTCTTTGATTTCGACAACGAAAAATTTTACGTCAGCACCAATCTTGGCCGCGACAAAATGGCCGTATACCTCTTCAACCCAAAATCAAAAGAACTGGAACAGCTTGTATTCGAGCACCCCGATGTAGACGTAGACCAGTTGCTTTATTCCAAAAAGCGCAAATTAATTACCGGAGCAGGATTCTATACTGACAAGCACCATTATGTCTTTTTTGATGAACACCGCGAAGAAATTCAAAATGATCTTGAAAAAATGCTGCCCGGATATGAAGTAGTCCTGACTTCCACCAACCGGGCTGAGACCAAAGGCATCGTCCGAACCTACTCGGACCGCAGCCTCGGGGCCGGATATATTTATGATATGGAAAGCAAGACACTGAAAAAGATTGCCGATGTAAGTCCGTGGCTTGATGAGGAACAGATGGCCGAGATGAAGCCCGTATCCTTTACTTCTCGCGACGGACTGACCCTGCACGGATACCTGAGCCTGCCGAAGGGTGAGAAAGCGGAGAACCTGCCGGTATTGATCAACCCTCACGGTGGACCGTGGGCACGCGACCACTGGGGGTTTAACCCCGAAGTGCAGTTCCTGACCAACCGCGGAATTGCGGTTATGCAGGTGAATTTCAGAGGTTCCACCGGATACGGGCGCGAATTCTGGGAGAAAGGCTTCAAGCAGTGGGGTCTGAATATGCAGAACGACATTACCGATGCCGTCAACTGGCTGATTAGAAAGGGAATTGCCGATCCTGACCGTGTAGCCATTTACGGTGCTTCCTACGGAGGATACGCCACCCTTGCGGGTCTGACCTTTACCCCTGATTTATACGCATGCGGAATCGATTATGTCGGCCCGTCCAATCTGTTTACCCTGCTGGAAAGCCTCCCTCCGTACTGGGAAAATGAAAAACAAGAATTCTACATCAAGGTGGGCGATCCGGTCCGCGACTACAAACTGCTGCGCAAGGTTTCCCCGGTATTTCATGCGGACAAGATAAAATCACCGCTCTTTGTCGCTCAGGGAGCCAACGATCCGCGAGTAAAAAAAGCCGAATCGGACCAGATAGTCAAAGCCCTGCGTGACCGCGGAGTCGCTGTAGAATACATGGTTAAAAAGAATGAAGGCCACGGTTTCCAGAATCAGGAAAACCGCTTCGATTTTTATGAAGCCATGGAGCGGTTTCTGGATAAGCACTTGCTGCAGTAG
- a CDS encoding GGDEF domain-containing protein, translating into MKFQNYARLRYKISLPIILILSLTSLYIFHTLIIERKNCTNTLELINGLQNTAVEMLTAPKGRGTDSSARVFDDIMNKLQSYPADNRFSKLLNSEKSGLFSTASDFLKTVKTESPEAINKNMRRLAAAVEMVSSDINKIFYSRHVNLIKYEYAIIFLICILVVLQYTLVDAPMRDELLRCAREKELNKSTIKKLAERDTLTNLPGRMKFYEESEKAVATATRYGSDLALIKMDIHDFKTINRKLGQKVGDKILAGFARLVRKNLRRPDSFFRVGGDKFIILAPHTSVKNAKSLTEKINKLISLSKSLKNTSLLLNTGIAMCEVDETAETLLKKVDLALKESKKYGPGTIYTHPESAKKAE; encoded by the coding sequence ATGAAATTTCAAAATTACGCCCGGCTGCGATACAAAATCAGCCTACCCATTATTTTAATACTGTCCCTGACATCACTTTACATTTTTCACACCCTGATCATTGAACGCAAAAATTGCACGAATACACTGGAGCTTATAAACGGGCTGCAAAATACAGCCGTGGAAATGCTTACCGCTCCCAAAGGCAGGGGAACTGATTCATCCGCACGTGTTTTCGACGACATTATGAATAAGCTGCAAAGCTATCCTGCTGACAACCGTTTTTCAAAACTATTGAACTCCGAAAAATCAGGACTATTTTCAACAGCCTCAGATTTTCTTAAAACGGTGAAAACAGAATCTCCCGAAGCTATTAATAAAAATATGCGCCGACTGGCGGCAGCAGTAGAGATGGTATCCTCTGACATCAACAAAATTTTTTATAGCCGGCACGTGAATCTGATTAAATATGAATATGCTATTATCTTCCTGATTTGTATCCTGGTGGTACTGCAATACACTCTTGTGGATGCACCTATGCGAGACGAACTGCTCCGCTGCGCCAGAGAAAAAGAGCTAAACAAATCCACCATTAAAAAACTTGCCGAACGTGATACTTTGACCAATCTGCCGGGCAGAATGAAATTTTACGAGGAATCGGAAAAAGCCGTTGCCACCGCCACACGGTACGGCTCCGATCTCGCTCTGATAAAAATGGATATTCACGACTTCAAAACCATCAATCGCAAGCTGGGACAGAAAGTCGGGGATAAGATTCTGGCAGGTTTCGCCCGTTTAGTACGCAAAAACTTAAGGCGTCCGGACAGTTTTTTCCGTGTCGGCGGGGATAAATTCATAATTCTTGCCCCGCATACATCGGTAAAGAATGCCAAAAGTCTTACCGAAAAAATAAACAAACTTATTTCGCTGAGCAAAAGTCTGAAAAACACCTCCTTGCTGTTAAACACAGGGATAGCCATGTGCGAAGTGGATGAAACAGCCGAGACACTGCTCAAAAAAGTCGATCTAGCCTTAAAAGAATCCAAAAAATACGGCCCCGGAACCATATACACTCATCCTGAATCTGCAAAAAAAGCCGAGTAA
- the gpt gene encoding xanthine phosphoribosyltransferase: MSKADRYNKMYPISWEQLQRDCRALSWRLLEKGPFEGILAITRGGLVPAAILARELDIRLIDTVCISTYDWKVQEKKATVLKDFKGDGEGWLLVDDLVDTGGTARLVREMVPKAHFATIYAKPEGRPLVDTYITEVSQDTWILFPWDSATQFAQPIVKASQEDNS; encoded by the coding sequence TTGTCCAAGGCAGACAGATATAATAAAATGTATCCCATTTCATGGGAACAATTGCAACGCGATTGCAGAGCCTTGTCATGGCGGCTGCTTGAGAAAGGACCCTTTGAAGGCATTCTGGCCATTACCCGCGGGGGACTGGTGCCCGCCGCGATTCTGGCCCGTGAGCTCGATATAAGACTTATCGACACCGTCTGCATTTCTACATATGATTGGAAAGTTCAGGAAAAGAAAGCTACTGTGCTTAAAGATTTCAAAGGCGACGGCGAAGGCTGGTTGCTGGTGGATGACCTTGTGGACACCGGCGGAACTGCCAGACTGGTTCGGGAGATGGTGCCTAAGGCACATTTTGCCACGATTTACGCCAAGCCTGAAGGTCGACCTTTGGTAGATACTTATATCACGGAAGTCAGTCAGGATACCTGGATTCTCTTTCCGTGGGACAGCGCGACTCAGTTCGCTCAGCCCATTGTGAAGGCTTCTCAGGAAGATAATAGTTAA
- a CDS encoding BMP family ABC transporter substrate-binding protein, whose translation MRKVLLMAIVAAMSVMLASVAFAGAKKDKVKVGFVYISPVGDEGYSYAQDQGRKAIDALPWVETSFVESVAEGPDSERVMLNFARKGYDMVIGTSFGYMDPMVKVSKKFPKTAFMHCSGFKSTPNMSNYFGRMYQARYLTGIVAGMMTKSNVIGYVAAFPIPEVIRGINAFTLGVRSVNPKATVRVVWTKTWYDPALEKDAAISLLDMKADVITQHQDSPGPQEAAQERGKYSIAYNSDMSNMAPKSHLTAAIWNWAPLFKNAVEQLRDGVWQGDESLWWGMDQGVVDIAPFGPMVPQNVKDKVAAVKQDIIDGKNVIFAGPLKDQNGKVIVPAGKSMTDPEMLGMMWFVDGVIGNTK comes from the coding sequence ATGCGTAAAGTTCTGCTTATGGCCATTGTTGCGGCCATGTCCGTGATGCTGGCTTCTGTAGCGTTTGCCGGTGCCAAGAAGGATAAAGTTAAAGTCGGTTTTGTCTATATTTCCCCCGTTGGCGACGAGGGCTATTCCTACGCTCAGGATCAGGGTCGTAAGGCTATTGATGCTCTGCCGTGGGTTGAAACCTCATTTGTCGAATCCGTTGCAGAAGGCCCGGACTCAGAAAGAGTTATGCTGAACTTTGCACGTAAAGGTTATGACATGGTTATCGGAACCAGCTTCGGTTACATGGATCCCATGGTTAAAGTTTCCAAGAAGTTCCCTAAGACCGCGTTCATGCACTGCTCCGGTTTCAAAAGCACCCCGAACATGAGCAATTACTTTGGCCGCATGTATCAGGCCCGTTATCTGACCGGTATCGTAGCAGGTATGATGACTAAGTCCAATGTGATCGGTTACGTTGCCGCTTTCCCGATTCCCGAAGTTATCCGCGGTATCAACGCTTTCACCCTCGGTGTTCGCTCCGTTAATCCCAAAGCAACTGTTCGTGTTGTCTGGACCAAGACATGGTACGATCCCGCACTGGAAAAAGATGCGGCTATCTCCCTGTTGGATATGAAAGCTGACGTTATCACCCAGCACCAGGATTCCCCCGGCCCGCAGGAAGCTGCTCAGGAACGCGGCAAATACTCCATCGCTTACAACTCCGATATGTCCAATATGGCTCCCAAGTCTCACCTGACCGCTGCTATCTGGAACTGGGCTCCCCTGTTCAAGAATGCTGTTGAGCAGCTGCGTGACGGCGTATGGCAGGGTGACGAGTCTCTCTGGTGGGGCATGGATCAGGGTGTTGTGGATATCGCACCTTTCGGTCCCATGGTTCCCCAGAATGTTAAGGACAAAGTTGCTGCTGTAAAGCAGGATATTATTGACGGCAAAAATGTTATTTTCGCTGGTCCCCTCAAGGATCAGAACGGTAAAGTAATTGTTCCCGCCGGAAAATCCATGACCGATCCTGAAATGCTCGGTATGATGTGGTTTGTTGATGGTGTAATCGGGAATACCAAGTAA
- a CDS encoding ABC transporter permease, whose protein sequence is MLGYRLQKRDEPWSWGAPFIVVGALVLSFGISALLLELQGKSAVQGLFVLWQGSFGASWALEDALLKSIPIFLCALGVATAFRMQVWNIGAEGQFALGAIGATWAALTFPDLPGFLLMPLMFICAAIFGAVWAYIPAILRLKLQVNEIISTLMLNYIAILLLQYLVFGAWKDPASFGFPVTPEFSPAAIIGQIGDTRLHWGFAICVGAGVAMWAFMRFTRLGFEIKVAGEGERIAMYSRLPYGMLTILVMAISGALAGWAGCIEASATINRLQPSIMVGYGYTAIVVAWLARLHPLYIGISAYLLAALRVGVENMQLELQTPASFGSIMEGLILLSVLAGQMFVTYKIVKKN, encoded by the coding sequence ATGTTGGGTTATCGCTTACAAAAGCGTGATGAACCTTGGAGCTGGGGCGCCCCGTTTATCGTCGTGGGCGCTCTGGTTCTATCTTTCGGGATCAGCGCGCTCCTGCTAGAATTGCAGGGAAAATCTGCTGTTCAAGGACTCTTCGTGCTTTGGCAGGGGTCCTTTGGTGCTTCATGGGCTTTGGAAGATGCCCTTTTAAAATCTATTCCCATTTTTCTCTGTGCACTGGGCGTCGCCACGGCCTTCAGGATGCAGGTCTGGAATATCGGGGCTGAAGGGCAGTTTGCGCTCGGAGCTATAGGGGCTACATGGGCCGCGCTCACCTTTCCTGATCTGCCCGGATTCCTGCTCATGCCGTTGATGTTTATCTGTGCGGCTATTTTCGGCGCAGTCTGGGCTTATATCCCTGCTATACTGCGGCTTAAATTGCAGGTGAATGAAATTATTTCCACCCTCATGCTCAATTATATCGCGATACTGCTGCTGCAATATCTCGTATTCGGTGCATGGAAGGACCCGGCCAGTTTCGGCTTTCCCGTTACCCCGGAATTTTCTCCGGCAGCCATTATCGGGCAGATCGGTGATACCCGTCTGCACTGGGGATTCGCGATTTGTGTCGGGGCCGGCGTTGCCATGTGGGCATTCATGCGTTTTACGAGACTCGGTTTTGAGATCAAAGTTGCCGGCGAGGGTGAGCGTATAGCTATGTATTCCCGGTTGCCTTACGGAATGCTGACTATTCTGGTTATGGCTATCTCCGGCGCTCTTGCCGGATGGGCCGGCTGTATTGAAGCTTCCGCCACGATCAACAGGCTTCAGCCGTCCATCATGGTCGGTTACGGATATACCGCTATTGTTGTTGCGTGGCTGGCCAGACTGCACCCCCTCTATATCGGAATCTCCGCATACCTGCTTGCCGCGCTACGTGTGGGAGTGGAGAATATGCAGCTTGAGTTACAGACTCCGGCCTCTTTCGGGTCCATCATGGAAGGATTGATTCTTCTTTCTGTGCTCGCCGGCCAGATGTTTGTTACGTATAAGATAGTTAAGAAGAATTAG
- a CDS encoding ABC transporter permease has product MLESFIVPLLAATVQSGTPILYATLGEILTEKGGVLNLGVEGMMSMAAFAAFFITMTTGNPWLGFIAGGLAGTFMAALHGIVCITCLGNQVVSGLALTILGVGLCNFLGTPYIGTATNGFDKFSMPLLSAIPYLGNIFFKQDALVYVSYLIPILFMFFINRTSLGLAITAVGEKPAAAAAVGLKAIRLRWIALLGGGFLIGLGGSYLSLAYTHLWANGLSGGRGWIAVALVIFAFWRPGRAVFGAYLFGGVMAFQLRLQAVGTHIPSTLLLMLPYALTILVLIFSAVRGRSGSAPAHLGINIEPEG; this is encoded by the coding sequence ATGTTAGAAAGTTTTATTGTCCCTTTGCTGGCTGCCACGGTGCAGTCCGGAACACCGATCCTCTACGCGACCCTTGGTGAGATTCTCACTGAGAAGGGCGGGGTGCTCAACCTCGGTGTCGAGGGTATGATGAGTATGGCGGCTTTTGCGGCTTTTTTCATTACCATGACCACCGGTAATCCGTGGCTCGGCTTCATCGCCGGTGGGCTGGCCGGAACATTTATGGCTGCTCTTCACGGCATTGTCTGCATTACCTGCCTTGGTAATCAGGTCGTTTCCGGCCTTGCTTTGACAATTCTCGGCGTCGGGCTTTGCAATTTCCTCGGCACACCGTACATCGGCACAGCAACAAATGGTTTTGATAAATTCAGCATGCCGCTGCTTTCAGCTATTCCATACCTTGGGAATATTTTTTTCAAACAGGACGCGCTTGTCTACGTTTCTTACCTGATCCCTATTTTATTTATGTTTTTTATTAATCGCACCAGTCTCGGTCTTGCGATTACTGCTGTCGGTGAGAAACCTGCTGCTGCGGCGGCTGTCGGGCTGAAAGCCATCCGACTGCGCTGGATCGCGCTTTTGGGCGGTGGATTCCTGATCGGGCTCGGCGGGTCTTATCTTTCTCTTGCCTACACCCATCTCTGGGCCAACGGCCTTTCAGGCGGGCGGGGCTGGATTGCGGTTGCTCTCGTTATCTTCGCATTCTGGAGACCGGGCAGGGCTGTTTTCGGAGCTTATCTTTTCGGTGGAGTAATGGCTTTTCAGCTACGTTTACAGGCCGTGGGAACTCACATTCCGTCCACTTTGCTGCTTATGCTGCCTTATGCCTTGACCATTTTGGTACTGATTTTTTCAGCAGTTCGTGGCCGTAGCGGTAGTGCTCCTGCTCATCTGGGCATCAACATCGAGCCCGAAGGATAG
- a CDS encoding ABC transporter ATP-binding protein: MSVHQDFTRPECQKATGFEGCPPLISLKGITKRFGKVIANNNISLDLYPGRIKALLGENGAGKSTLMSMLAGRFRPDEGYIEVDGQRVDFSNSKDAIKAGVGMVYQHFMLVDSMTVAENVLLGQEGGFFVNPKEMEKRVRKLAEDYELEIDPSAIVSSLSMGEKQRVEILKLLYRESKVLIFDEPTAVLTPREAFRLFEALWAMTRQGKSVVFISHKLEEVMAIADEVAILRRGVVDGEVPRDKITSKADLACRMVGKEVILEVNKEEVEVGDKVLDVKNMTGIGLRDINLNVRKGEVVAIVGVAGNGQQELVEGVCGMRKPPKDTIFIMGKPWRNFFAEMTWNNSMSYIPEDRLDLATARNLDLVDNLLLTTRQGFSSGPLIQHDKAAKVAEELVEEYDVRPGRIRALAWQLSGGNLQKMVLARELYRQPYLIVAEQPTQGLDISATEEVWNRLLMARKTAGILLITGDLGEALQLADRVAVMYCGQIMDEFSVTDKAKVDKIGLLMAGVKE; the protein is encoded by the coding sequence ATGAGTGTACATCAGGATTTCACCCGTCCCGAATGTCAGAAGGCTACCGGATTCGAAGGTTGTCCTCCTCTTATTTCGCTTAAAGGCATAACCAAACGGTTCGGCAAGGTTATAGCGAATAATAATATTTCACTGGATCTTTATCCGGGCCGCATTAAAGCTTTGCTCGGAGAGAACGGAGCAGGCAAGAGCACGCTTATGTCCATGCTTGCCGGACGTTTTCGCCCGGACGAAGGTTATATAGAAGTTGATGGGCAGCGTGTTGATTTCTCCAATTCCAAGGATGCCATCAAGGCCGGCGTAGGTATGGTTTACCAGCATTTTATGCTGGTTGATTCCATGACTGTGGCCGAAAATGTGCTTCTCGGGCAGGAGGGCGGCTTTTTCGTCAATCCAAAAGAGATGGAAAAACGCGTCCGCAAGCTTGCTGAAGATTATGAGCTTGAGATTGATCCCTCCGCCATTGTTTCGAGTCTGTCCATGGGCGAGAAGCAGCGAGTTGAAATCCTGAAGCTGCTTTACCGCGAAAGCAAAGTGTTGATCTTTGATGAGCCGACAGCGGTTCTTACTCCCCGCGAAGCTTTCCGCCTGTTTGAAGCCCTCTGGGCCATGACCCGTCAGGGAAAGTCCGTAGTCTTTATCAGTCACAAGCTGGAAGAGGTTATGGCCATCGCCGACGAGGTCGCTATTTTGCGCCGTGGCGTTGTGGACGGCGAAGTCCCGCGTGATAAAATTACTTCCAAGGCTGATCTTGCCTGCCGCATGGTCGGTAAAGAGGTTATCCTCGAAGTAAACAAAGAAGAAGTTGAAGTCGGCGATAAGGTTCTGGATGTTAAGAATATGACCGGAATTGGCCTGCGTGATATCAATCTGAATGTACGCAAGGGCGAGGTCGTAGCCATAGTGGGAGTTGCCGGTAACGGTCAGCAGGAACTAGTTGAAGGCGTGTGCGGGATGCGTAAGCCTCCCAAAGATACAATTTTTATCATGGGCAAGCCGTGGCGTAATTTTTTCGCAGAGATGACCTGGAATAATTCCATGTCTTATATTCCGGAAGATCGTTTGGATCTTGCCACTGCCCGTAATCTGGATCTGGTGGATAATCTGCTTTTGACCACGCGGCAGGGATTTTCTTCAGGTCCCTTGATTCAGCATGATAAGGCCGCCAAAGTGGCTGAAGAACTTGTTGAGGAATATGATGTGCGTCCCGGTCGCATCCGGGCTCTGGCGTGGCAGCTTTCTGGCGGAAACCTACAGAAGATGGTACTCGCTCGTGAACTCTATCGTCAGCCTTACCTGATTGTAGCCGAACAGCCTACTCAGGGTTTGGACATTTCAGCTACCGAGGAAGTCTGGAACAGGTTGCTTATGGCCCGGAAAACAGCCGGAATACTGCTTATAACAGGGGATCTTGGGGAAGCGCTGCAACTAGCCGATCGGGTGGCAGTAATGTACTGCGGCCAGATTATGGACGAATTCTCAGTTACAGATAAAGCAAAAGTGGACAAAATCGGTTTACTCATGGCCGGAGTAAAAGAATAA
- a CDS encoding cytochrome c3 family protein has translation MKTNFLYVGAAVVFAVLVIIYSTATSNLSEEIASISADKKIEIVSEDLVVRFPVNLEFKRPEVLNQVRFTPVKFSHFDHQDVNCGKCHHTWDGKSQIKSCAAAGCHDELKHKGEPHSYFKAFHTLKSDRSCRGCHVEMNKAGETDIATAPCANNACHPKRDRAHN, from the coding sequence ATGAAGACGAATTTTCTGTATGTTGGGGCGGCAGTGGTCTTTGCCGTTCTCGTAATTATTTACTCAACTGCGACCAGTAATCTCAGTGAGGAGATTGCAAGCATCTCCGCTGACAAAAAGATTGAAATTGTTTCCGAAGATCTGGTTGTAAGATTCCCTGTAAACCTTGAATTTAAACGTCCTGAAGTGCTCAATCAGGTTCGTTTTACCCCGGTTAAGTTCTCTCACTTTGATCATCAGGATGTTAACTGTGGTAAATGCCACCATACTTGGGACGGCAAATCTCAGATCAAAAGCTGTGCTGCCGCCGGCTGTCATGATGAACTGAAACATAAAGGTGAGCCTCATTCTTACTTTAAGGCGTTCCATACTCTTAAGAGTGACAGAAGCTGCCGTGGTTGCCACGTTGAAATGAACAAGGCAGGCGAAACTGATATCGCTACTGCTCCTTGCGCAAACAACGCTTGTCACCCAAAACGCGATAGAGCACACAACTAG
- a CDS encoding TetR/AcrR family transcriptional regulator, producing MTKNSTGNELRHCAADLLDAGLKLLETESIQQLTIDALCRKLKVTKGSFYHHFENRADFLERMLEHWLEGWTLASIEAADEGVDATERFNLIVEKAHKLPSGAETSIRAWALHDELAQKYIERVDSMRIEYLRLIFEEISGDSERATLLSKISYSMFLGVRMMGKNISEKEHSCILETMKQELYRIPVK from the coding sequence ATGACAAAGAATTCGACAGGGAATGAGCTCCGGCATTGTGCTGCAGATTTACTGGATGCAGGCTTAAAGTTGCTCGAAACTGAAAGTATTCAGCAGCTGACAATTGATGCCCTGTGCCGGAAGCTGAAAGTGACGAAGGGGTCTTTTTATCATCACTTCGAGAATCGCGCTGATTTTCTGGAAAGGATGCTTGAGCATTGGCTGGAGGGCTGGACGCTTGCCAGCATCGAAGCTGCCGACGAGGGTGTTGATGCAACTGAGCGATTCAACTTGATTGTCGAGAAAGCACACAAGCTGCCCTCTGGAGCCGAGACCAGTATCAGGGCGTGGGCTTTGCATGATGAGCTGGCACAGAAGTATATCGAGCGTGTCGACAGTATGCGAATCGAGTATTTGCGATTAATTTTTGAAGAGATAAGTGGGGATTCTGAGCGGGCAACCCTGCTTTCCAAAATAAGTTACTCTATGTTTTTAGGTGTTCGGATGATGGGGAAAAACATTTCGGAAAAAGAGCATAGCTGTATTCTGGAAACAATGAAGCAGGAGTTGTACCGGATTCCCGTAAAGTAA